ACCTCTCGGCGTCGGCACCTACGCTGTGCCGGATTATTCGTTCAGGGCCGTACTACTGGGGAGTTCGTCGAATTGCAGCACGGGGACGGGCCCCGTTCCAAACAGTCGGAATCGGCGGTTCCGAGTGGCCCAGACCTCAGATAAAACGGGCATAAAGAGCGAGCCCCGTCAAAAGGCGGGGCTCATGTGAGCGCAGTGGCACCGAATGGATGCGTCGGGTGGCGGCGTGGAGTCAATTCTCTCTCGAAACGTTATGAACGCGGGGGCGGATCGTGTCAAACGACACAGGCCGCCCCCGCGTGACTACTGCAACTTCCGTATGGCGATATCGACTTGCGCCTGGTGGAAGAACTACTTCAGACGTGCCATCAGCGCGTGCTCGACGAGCGTGATCAGGCCGCTCTTGGCGTCCGCGCGGTGCCGGGCGTCCGTCGTGATGATGGGTGCGTCGGGCCCGATCTGGAGCGCTTCGCGTACTTCGTCGGGGGTGTAGGGCTGGTGTCCGTCGAAGCCGTTGAGGGCGATGACGAAGGGGAGCCCGCTGTTCTCGAAGTAGTCGACGGCGGGGAAGCAGTCGGCGAGGCGGCGGGTGTCGACGAGGACGACGGCGCCGATGGCGCCGCGGACCAGGTCGTCCCACATGAACCAGAA
The nucleotide sequence above comes from Streptomyces sp. NBC_01116. Encoded proteins:
- a CDS encoding ATP/GTP-binding protein, whose translation is MDFASSSGGTGRATTSAKIVVAGGFGVGKTTFVGAVSEINPLRTEAVMTSASAGIDDLTHTGDKTTTTVAMDFGRITLDQDLILYLFGTPGQDRFWFMWDDLVRGAIGAVVLVDTRRLADCFPAVDYFENSGLPFVIALNGFDGHQPYTPDEVREALQIGPDAPIITTDARHRADAKSGLITLVEHALMARLK